TGGAGTAGGCGCTGGTTATGGAGCTTTTACATCTACAGGAGCGATTCTGGTACTTTTCATTCTGCTCGTTATTATTTCCAAAGCATTCGTCATCTAATTCGTAGCTCATGAATCTGATTTCGGGCGATTTGTTCTAATCGACAGAGGGAGGAGGAACTTAAGATGGGTGAAGTAGAAAGAGGTTGCGGTGGTGGCGGCTATAACATGTTTACTTCCACTGGTGTTATTCTGGTACTCTTTATTTTGCTGGTTATCATCACACGTACCATTTTCATCTAAAGCGATAATCATGGGCTTGAGCGCCGATGCTTCGGGTCTATGGCCGTGCAAACCAAACTAGGAACCGTCTCCAACAGGGGCGGTTTCTTTTTTGTGTAAAAGTTGACGTTGACGTTGACGTTAACGTTATATAGGCGTAGTATTTATATATAATCTTTTTCATAAGGTGGGTGTCATGGTTACGTATAAAATTGATGAGGTCGCCAAGCAAAGTGGTCTGACGAAGCGAACTATTCGTTATTATGAGGAAATCGGATTATTGCCCTCCCCGCAACGCAGTGAAGGAAATATGCGCCTGTATACGCAGGAGGATGTGGATTTACTAAAAAAAATAGTGAGTGCCAAGGAAGTACTTGGATTCTCCTTGCAAGAGCTTCAGCGTTACATGTCCGCAGCGGAAATGCTCAAGGGTCAGCGGGAGGAATATCGCGAGCGAACGGAGCATTTGCAACCGAACGAGCGACGGGCCATGTTGGAGGATATGGAAGGTACACTGAACGAACAGTTGGAATTAATGGAGGGAAAAATCAACAGCATCCGTATGCTCCAGACTGAGTTGGAGGAGTTACGGGTCAGGGTTCGTGAACGCAAAATCCTTTTGGATGAGGAACTTGATCGCGACCCATCATAGCAAGAACATTTACATTCAGATGTGGAGGTAACATCATATATGAGTTCACAACATGCATTACCTGAAGAGTTAAAAGAACGCTCAGGCTTACTGTCTCAGCCCAAAGCGGTATGGGCGGTCGCCTTTGCCTGTGTTATTTCATTTATGGGTCTGGGATTGGTCGATCCGATTCTTCCGGCCATTGCTGATCAGCTTCATGCTACGAAAAGCCAAGTGTCATTGCTATTCACCAGCTATAATCTGGTAACAGGCGTTGCGATGCTGATTACAGGCGTCGTATCTAGTCGATTGGGTGTCAAATGGACACTACTAACAGGGATTTTGTTTATTATTGTGTTTGCCGGACTGGGCGGCACGGCCAATACAGTTGGCGGAATTGTGGGTTACCGGGCAGGCTGGGGTTTGGGGAACGCTTTGTTTATCGCAACAGCGTTGTCTGCGATTGTTGGTCTGTCCACTTCTGGAACAGCTAAAGCAATTATTTTGTATGAAGCGGCATTGGGCCTAGGGATTTCAGTGGGTCCGTTGCTGGGCGGTGAGTTAGGTTCCATTTCCTGGCGCGGTCCATTTTTCGGTGTAGCCGGACTGATGGTAGTGGGATTTTTGTTCATTACGTTTATGCTGCCTTCGATTCCAAAGCCCAAAAAACGCGGTTCCATTGCCGATCCGTTTAAAGCGCTTAGTTATCCGGCTTTGCTCACGCTCGGCATTGTAGCATTGTTATATAACTTTGGATTTTTTACGTTGATGGCGTATTCTCCATATGTAATGCATCTGGACGAGCATGGTTTGGGTTATGTGTTTTTTGGCTGGGGAATTATGCTGGCCTTTACCTCGGTGTTTGTAGCACCGAAGATTCAAGCACGCTTGAGCGTGGTATCTTCCATTAGTATCATGCTGACGCTGTTTGCCATTGATTTAGGTGTTATGGCGATTGGGACGGTAGCCGGTTCGCCAACGACTGTCATTGTCGCCGTCATTGTAGCTGGTATTTTCCTGGGGATTAACAATACATTGATTACAACTGCTGTTATGCAGGCTGCTCCAGTGGAGCGCTCGACAGCATCTGCGGCCTACAGCTTCATGCGGTTTTTGGGCGGGGCCATTTCGCCGTGGCTTGCAGGGAAGCTGTCAGAGTGGTACTCAGCAGAAACCCCGTTTTATTTTGGAGCATTGATGGTCCTGATTGGTGTAGTTGTGCTGATCGGACGTCGTCGACATATGCAGGATATTCAGGTAGATGCACACTAACATTGAACTTCTGAGGAGGAAAAGAGGATGAGCGAATTCAAACAGATTCTGGTCGCGATTGATGGTTCGGAACATGCTATGAAGGCGTTGGAGACCGCCAAAACGTTGTCTAAGCAGCTTCAGGGGGACCCGCATCTGACTGTATTGCATGTAAACCCGGCTTTATCCATGAATGAGCCACCGATTGGGATTGATGTGGATGAGCGGATCGAAGAGGAAGGTCGTCATATCCTGGAACCTGCATCCGACTATTTAAAGGACGCGGACATCCCTTGCCGTATGTTGGCGGGTCATGGTAATCCGGCGAGTGTCATTTGTGAAGTTGCAGATCAGGAAAAGGTGGATCTGATCATTATGGGAACACGGGGAAAAGGACTTGTTTCTGAAATGATACTGGGCAGCGTGAGCCATCATGTGATTCAGCATGCACCTTGTCCGGTGCTGACGGTAAAATAGATGGTAAAAGAGACGTTAATATAGAGATAAGGAGGAAAAAGCATGCAGCAGCATTTATTTATTGGAGGAGAATGGAAGGCAGCTTCATCGTACACGATGTTGAAATCACCGTATTCCGGGGAAATCATTGCTGAGGTGGCAGTGGCCACGCCAGAAGATGCCAAGGCTGCTATTCAGGCGGCCTCTGATGCACGCTCGGAGATGCGGGCCATGCCTGCGCACCAGCGGTCAGCCATTTTGGAGAAGCTGGCTGACCTGCTGGAAGAGCGGCGTGAGGATGCAGCGCGCATCATTGCACGCGAAGCGTCAAAACCATGGAAAGCTGCGCTGGCGGAGGTTGACCGGACGGTGCAAACCTACAAGTTCGCAGCTGAAGAAGCCAAACGGATTCACGGGGAAACCATTCCGCTGGATGCCGCACCGGGCGGCGAGGGCCGTATGGCCTACACGCTCAAAGAACCTGTCGGAGTAGTAGGAGCTATTACACCATTTAACTTTCCGATGAATCTGGTCGCTCATAAAGTGGGTCCCGCGCTGGCAGCAGGCAATACAGTCGTATTAAAGCCTGCGGAGCAGACGCCGTTGTCGGCTTACCTAATCGCAGAGCTGCTAGAGCATGCTGGATTGCCTGCGGGCGCTCTTAACGTGATCAGCGGCGATGGTAAAACCAATGGCGACGTACTTGTCACTGATCCGCGCGTCAGCTATATCACTTTTACCGGTAGCCCGGCGGTCGGTACAGAAATTCGCTCCAAGGCTGGCTTGAAACGGGTCACGCTGGAGCTGGGTTCCAACGCGGCCGTTATTATCGACCGTGATACGGATGTGGAAGCGGTCATCGACCGTTGTGTGAGTGGAGCCTTTGCCAATCAAGGGCAGGTGTGCATATCAGTTCAACGTATTTACGTTGTCGATGAACTGTATGATACCTTTGTATTCCGATTTATAGAAGCAACTCAACGTTTAAAAATGGGAGATCCGCTAGAGCCGGACACGGATGTATCCGCGCTTATTTCAGCCAAGGATGTCGAACGTGTCCGTGAGTGGCTGGAAGAAGCCGTTCAAGCAGGTGCGAGAATCGCTCTGGGTGGCCAAGTCAAGGGAGGTATTTTGGAGCCGACGGTTTTGCTTAATGTGGACCCGACTTCCAAGGTATCCTGTCGTGAAGTGTTTGCCCCGCTTGTGCTGATTCATTCTGTTAGCTCTATAGATGAAGCCGTAAACCATGTGAATGATTCGATCTATGGCCTGCAGGCGGGAATTTACACACGTAATATCACGACTGCGCTGGATGCAGCAGACAAGCTTGAGGTTGGCGGCGTGGTGATCAATGACATTCCAAGCTTCCGTGTCGACCATATGCCGTATGGTGGTGTGAAGCAAAGTGGCACCGGACGCGAAGGCGTAAAGTATGCCATGGAAGAAATGCTGGAAACAAAGCTGATCGTTATTAAACGGTAGTAGTTATATAAAAGCCTATCTGATGGACATAGATAATACGTTTTGCGTATGTCTGTTCATTAGATAGGCTTTTTTGGCACCTTCTACGTGATTATCAGATGAAAATAAAGTGTTTTCTTAGTGCTAGATTAAGATAAGGCTCTTTTAAATCACTACTGCTACCCGCGTATGTTCTTTAATTAATATTTAAAAATGGAATATAATGAAGGATGGTCGTAGCCCCAAAAAGACAATAACAAAATAGACCTAGCCAAATGATTTTTTAAAAAAGGCAGTGCCTGAGAAGGGTTATGAAATTAAAGTATCAAAGATCTTTCAAGGCTAAACGTAAAATGAGGATGGTGCAGCAACCAGAGTAGGCTTAATCTCCCATGAGTTCTTCCCAAAAGGGAGCGACAAGCCACTAAACCCTTTGAAATTGCACGTTTCTCCTTGGAAGTTTACAGCAACAAGGAATTCACCCCAAAAAAGGTTGTTTTAGTTCATTCAAATGATTAAACTAACGGTTAACAGTAGGTTCAAGTAATCGATGAGATGAAGAGGGGGAAACCGAAATGAAGACGATCAAGTGCATGATGGACCACCTGTACTGGGCGGACGGACGCATCTTGGACGCGCTCGAGGAGAGTGAGACGAAGAACAAGGACCTTCTGAAGCTGGTTCGGCACGTCGCGGTCGCGGAACGAGTCTGGCTGTCCCGATTGCAGGGCAAGGGCAGCGCGCAATATTCGTTGTGGGAGGAAGCTGAAGACCTGTCGGCGATCCGGACGATGTTCGAAGAAAACGCCGAACAATATCGTGTCTATATCGAAGGGCTCGAGGAATCCGAGTTGGATGAGATGATCGACTATGCGAACCAGAGCGGGGTTCCGTTCCGAACGTCCGTCCGGGACAGCCTGTTGCAGGTCCTCTTACATGGACAATATCACCGGGGACAGATCAACCGGGCACTTCGGATCGAATCGGCAGAGCCTGCCCAAGTCGATTACATCACGTTCGCGAGGCTCTGAAAAGTTCCGCAATGAGAAGGAATGGAAACTTTCCAGGGCGGCTGGTTGATCTGTTCCTTCTTTGACTACCGTTTCTGAGGTTGTTGGTACTGTTTCATTGGTAGATGTATCTGTTGTTTCCTGCTTTCCACAACCAGCAAACACACTTACACTTACGGAAAGTATAAGAATAGAAAAAATTTGAGCAGGTTTGTTCATATTAGGTTCACACATCCTTTCTCTATCTATAAAACGAATATTATTTTTTATGAGGAGAAGATGTAATGAATTGACGAAAAGCCGACGAAAAGGAAAAGTATAGG
The Paenibacillus peoriae DNA segment above includes these coding regions:
- a CDS encoding MerR family transcriptional regulator — encoded protein: MVTYKIDEVAKQSGLTKRTIRYYEEIGLLPSPQRSEGNMRLYTQEDVDLLKKIVSAKEVLGFSLQELQRYMSAAEMLKGQREEYRERTEHLQPNERRAMLEDMEGTLNEQLELMEGKINSIRMLQTELEELRVRVRERKILLDEELDRDPS
- a CDS encoding MFS transporter; this translates as MSSQHALPEELKERSGLLSQPKAVWAVAFACVISFMGLGLVDPILPAIADQLHATKSQVSLLFTSYNLVTGVAMLITGVVSSRLGVKWTLLTGILFIIVFAGLGGTANTVGGIVGYRAGWGLGNALFIATALSAIVGLSTSGTAKAIILYEAALGLGISVGPLLGGELGSISWRGPFFGVAGLMVVGFLFITFMLPSIPKPKKRGSIADPFKALSYPALLTLGIVALLYNFGFFTLMAYSPYVMHLDEHGLGYVFFGWGIMLAFTSVFVAPKIQARLSVVSSISIMLTLFAIDLGVMAIGTVAGSPTTVIVAVIVAGIFLGINNTLITTAVMQAAPVERSTASAAYSFMRFLGGAISPWLAGKLSEWYSAETPFYFGALMVLIGVVVLIGRRRHMQDIQVDAH
- a CDS encoding universal stress protein, which gives rise to MSEFKQILVAIDGSEHAMKALETAKTLSKQLQGDPHLTVLHVNPALSMNEPPIGIDVDERIEEEGRHILEPASDYLKDADIPCRMLAGHGNPASVICEVADQEKVDLIIMGTRGKGLVSEMILGSVSHHVIQHAPCPVLTVK
- a CDS encoding aldehyde dehydrogenase family protein → MQQHLFIGGEWKAASSYTMLKSPYSGEIIAEVAVATPEDAKAAIQAASDARSEMRAMPAHQRSAILEKLADLLEERREDAARIIAREASKPWKAALAEVDRTVQTYKFAAEEAKRIHGETIPLDAAPGGEGRMAYTLKEPVGVVGAITPFNFPMNLVAHKVGPALAAGNTVVLKPAEQTPLSAYLIAELLEHAGLPAGALNVISGDGKTNGDVLVTDPRVSYITFTGSPAVGTEIRSKAGLKRVTLELGSNAAVIIDRDTDVEAVIDRCVSGAFANQGQVCISVQRIYVVDELYDTFVFRFIEATQRLKMGDPLEPDTDVSALISAKDVERVREWLEEAVQAGARIALGGQVKGGILEPTVLLNVDPTSKVSCREVFAPLVLIHSVSSIDEAVNHVNDSIYGLQAGIYTRNITTALDAADKLEVGGVVINDIPSFRVDHMPYGGVKQSGTGREGVKYAMEEMLETKLIVIKR
- a CDS encoding DinB family protein, which codes for MKTIKCMMDHLYWADGRILDALEESETKNKDLLKLVRHVAVAERVWLSRLQGKGSAQYSLWEEAEDLSAIRTMFEENAEQYRVYIEGLEESELDEMIDYANQSGVPFRTSVRDSLLQVLLHGQYHRGQINRALRIESAEPAQVDYITFARL